The genomic DNA GCTCAAGTCCACGTTGCTCGAATTCAGCAATTGCTTCATAGGCTCTACGCTGCTTCTCAGGGCTCCAATTCTCAATATGATGCAAAATGTCGATACCAGCTGGGCTCTTGGACCTGATGGACAAGTACTCCTCTTCACCTAGAACGGCCTTATACATTGCTGGGAAATCGATGACGGGGACGGTTAGGGTTCCGTCCATGTCAAATACTACGCCTCTCAGACGTGCCTTACGGGGAACGTTGGCAGCTGTGGTGAAAGAAGGGAGAGTCGCCATGAACGAAGGAAAGGATGGCGGGAGAAGAGAGAGGACGATGGCTCTGGAGATGAGCGATGGCATTACAGAGGGTACAGAAAGAGTATGTATGGCCAGTGGCCGGGTGAAGAAGACGCCAATACTCATCAAGAATGGCACAATCAATTTTTTGCCTTTTccaatcaatattttttactcCTTCCAGATTAACTGTCGTGCTCCAATTTTCATCACCCTTGAAAGTGTGTACCTGGAAGAAGCTAAACCTGTTCTGTACGGAGACCAACTACTGcttctttcctttcttttttTACCCTAAATGGTTTAAAAACTGTTTTGCAATGAATAAAgacctttttttattttcatataaaaagtTGATTTTGTTGTAACTGTAATATTCTATTGCTTTattgtttaagaaaaaaatgtttttttaaatttatttttgggttttatcagtttaaaaaaaaacttgtttgttaatttttttaaaactagtttttttaatgtttcttgatcaaaacattttaaaattaaattgttttctctcttataattttaaataattaaataaaaaatattttaatggatAAAAAGAGTTATAAAATTGAtgaagtaataattaaattttagataaaaatatttaaaaaaattctaagaacCCAAAAATCAAACATGCTCCTGAAATATAAAAGCTTATTAACATTTGAGATCAAAGAATATGTTACAACTTTAACAAGTAATTTTTTACAAAAGTTAATTTTAGTGGCTGAAGTTGcattaattgtttaatattagCCTCttggtttaaaatataaacaaacaatttttattttttaaaccggATCCCCACCCGTTTAAGACTCCGCCCATTCTTGCCTTTCCCTTTTTGCCTTCTCCTAATCCggtttgtgtttttttcttaaacgGGTTGAGGGTAAAACCACGGTCAGGCCCAGCCTcttaaaaataagtttaggCCCAACAGGCAAGTAGATTCATCACCCACTGCCCAATCTCCCTAAgcccacttttttttttcttttttttttgatttctttcccTTTCATTAACTATAATCGCTCAAGGAGACAGTAGACCTAGACTTCTTCTTTCTTAGTACATCCCAACCATCTTAGGGCGTTCTtcagttcttcttcttcttcttcttcttcaatcctcAGTGCTTCAGTTCTTcaagaattttttcaaattcgACAGCACGGATCAATCTCCGTCCACTCTCCAGGTACCATTTTTTACTCTCACCTATCATTTGATCTGTTTAAGAGTGAGTTTTTTGGCGCCATTATACATAATGCATTGGTTTTCCGGATTGATTTTTGaatctttattattttgaacTGTTAGTCTGTAGCCATTTTTGGTTATAATGTTAGTAAATTTAGACTTAGCATGTTAATTATCTTAGTTTATGTAGACTgttagtttagtttagtttaaaaatgCATAGATAATGCTTTAAAGTTAGATTGTTAGTATGACAATTAGGATTTCGGAACTAGGTTAAATTGTAAATAATGTGCTAGGATAGAGGATTCACAGTTAAGTGAATTTCTCTCACTGTTTTATAGATTTTCTAAATTGTGTTTAATCAATATTGTTTCTGGATATTGTTTCtttttgttgatttaaaatgtccacaaaatcaaacaaaatttgtaCAAGATGAGAATCAGTTGTTGGAAAATATACTTAGGACATATTTCAAGAGCTCTTGTTGTGAGTTACATACTtccctattttttttatatttcctaATCAAGAATTAAAGAGTAAGAGTTGGTTTATATGAGATCTATAATCCCTGAAAGTTGCATAACAAGGAATAATGAATAGCTTTAGGTGACAGCAATGGTATTATAGTTTCAAAGAATAAGCTATGTATCTAAATCCAGCTTTAGACTACTTAGTACCTTCATGTCTCTCTTTTGTCTGATCATTTGTTGATAATTTACTTGGGAGACATGGAAAATATTGtacttttttttctctattcCAATGATGAGCAGGTGCTTTTATTGTTTTGCTTATggtttttaaatgtaataaatttgCATAGACATGAACAATAATGCATAATGTTTGTTGATGAAACAATTCCAGCCAACAAATTACTCTGTTTttgttatcttaattaattattttgacatttaaaagtttatatatatatatatattttttatctaggGAATCCCTTAACGGCTGGCACTGCTTATAAACCCTGCACGAAGCAAGCTTGAGTGTGTCAATGGCTTCTCAAGTTTCACAGAAGAAGCCCAAGAAGGCAAGCCGGTTCAGGAAAGAATCAGAAGAAATCAAGCTTATTGATTCTCTTAAATGGAACTCTTCTATAGACAAAGACAACGAGGACAATTTCCATCGCTTCATTGGCTCAGACGAATTTGACGGaggttagttttatttaatttcattcttaTATCAATCAGTTGATTTACATGGATAATGTTAAGCATgtttaattatcttttaatcGTTGAGATTGCAAGTCTGTCTTTGAACACTGGGATTATAAGAATCAAGCGATGATTTCTTACGTCAAGTTAATTGTACGAAATTGCAGGCTTTCTGTCACTCGAAGAGATTGATGAATCTGAATATGGATTGAATATTCCTATTCCCAAAAGAGAGAACAAGAAGGAAAAGAAGGATCTGGCTCTCGAGTCGAAGAAAAGGAAGAGAGATGAGGCTGATACAGAATCTGACAATGAAGAGAAGTTGGAGGAGTTGGCTGGAGATATTAAgccaaagaagaagaaaaaaaataagaagggaaaagataagaaaaagaaagggCCCGTCGAAAATACAGAGCCCGAGGCTGGTTAGTTCTATATTCTCGGTGTAGATTAGCGCAATTCCTCTTTCAATGTCCATTATGACAAGTGTACTTATTTTCTCTTCACACTTGTTAGCTATTGTTGTGTAAACATGGATTGGATTTTTGTGGTAGGATTTTGCTGTCATTGtcagcttcttcttcttgataGCATTTGGTCTACAAAATGTTTACTTTTGATTGGTAATGACTCCTGACAGATAATGATGATTGCAAAGACAATGGCGAAGAATTAATCAATGAATGGGAATATTATGCATGGAATGAATTGAGACTTCATCCCCTGCTCATGAAATCAATATACCGTCTAGGTTTCAAAGAGCCAACACCAATTCAAAAGTCTTGTATTCCTGCAGCCGCCCATCAAGGAAAGGTTGTTGTAATGTTCCTGAACATGTTACACGGTATTATCATAGCATATTATATGTAAGCCATCCTTGTTGATCTGTCTGACAGGATGTCATTGGTGCTGCGGAAACGGGATCTGGAAAAACACTTGCTTTTGGTTTACCAATTTTGCAGCGGCTCTTAGAAGAACAAGAAAAAGCTGATAATTTCATCGATGAAAAAAGTGAGGATGCTGTCAAAAGAATTCCATCCGAAGGTGTTTTGCGAGCTTTAATTATCACTCCTACCAGGGAGCTTGCGCTTCAGGTTTGTTTTATTGGATTGCATTTGTCCTGAAAAAATTGCTTGGCTTTGTAATTCTTTATGTTATTGTAAGAGACTTTGGTACATAGCTTATTTACGATTACCCTTTTCTCTTGCTATTGAATGTCCAAACTGAACTCATTCCCTCCTCTCAACTCCCATTAACTAAACTACATTTCACATaatggaagaaagaaaaaagaatgaaaaaaagacAGATTTTAAGGATCCTTTCTCATTACTGTTTATCGGTGAACTCAGATGACCCAACTAATTGCCTGATTggcttataaatattttttgtattctATGACTTCCAAGGAAAAACATGCATAGCCTGccctctttttcttttcttttcttaaaaaGAAGGGAAAAAGTAAGGAAAGACAGTCATCAAGAGACTTGAACTCAAGGCCTCCTGCTGGATGTCCGCCTGTTGTACCACTGCACCAGTGGAGGCTTATCCAAACACATAAATAAGCTGAGGCTGGGATTTGAACCCCGACCTCGTGTTTACTCGTCCTACTCGGCTACCACCAGGCCAACTCACCATATATCCTGCCCTCTTGAGAAATCCTAGGAACAATTTATTTAGTTGTCACTAtcattcatcattttatttttattttctgtgCCTGACTTGTGTACAAATGTAATTTTTCTTTCTGTTTCTTTCTTCCTTCTAAATCTTTACATTCTTTTCAAGGTTACTGATCATCTCAAGGAAGTCGCTAAAGCTACCAATTTCAGGGTGGTTCCCATTGTAGGTGGCATGTCAACAGAAAAACAGGAAAGACTTCTGAAATCAAGACCCGAAGTCATTGTTGGAACACCAGGGAGGCTGTGGGAGCTTATGTCTCGTGGAGAGATTCATCTTATTGAGGTAAGTCAGAACGACTTGCTGCATTTTGGCTTCTCCTACACGTCCTCATAAATGCCATAAACCTCTGTTTTGGGATAAGTCGGTTGTACTCTCTGTAGAAGTTCGCCTTTCAACATTCCACTGACTATTTGTGTCAATATTAGTTTGATCTAATTTAATCTTATAGGAGAATTGTTTAATATTCTACATTTCTTTTACTACATTAGCTATACACATAAGTTAACAACTTTTCCCATCAGCCTGTTTTGGCACAATGTTTGTCTTTTATATGCATTAGAACTTCCAAATATTTAAGCAGTACTTTTTTATTACATCCACTTGTGTGTGGCGAGAGTGAGACACAATAACTTAGCTTCTATTGCTCTAGGACTTGTATCCTCTTATTGTCTTTGACTGTTCCTTTGTTCTTACAGTTGCACTCGTTGTCATTCTTTGTGCTGGATGAGGCTGATCGTATGATAGAAAATGGTCACTTTCGCGAGCTACAGTCCATTATAGATATGCTTCCTGCAATAGGTGTCTCAGATGTAAAGCATTCTGAAAGCGGACAAGATTGTAAGACAGTTACAAGCTTCCAGAAGAAGAAAAGGCAAACATTTGTGTTTTCTGCAACTATAGCGTTGTCTGCTGATTTCCGTAAAAAGCTAAAGCATGGGTCAATTGCATCAGATAAGACAAAAATTGATGGGATAAATTCCATTGAAACTCTCTCTGGGAGAGCTGGAATGAGACCAAATGCGGCCATCTTTGATCTAACTAATGAACAGATCGTGGCTAACAAACTGGAGGAGTCGTTTATTGAGTATGTtttcttttcaaacttttctTATATGAGTATGAATTCATGTATTCACTCTTTTTGTCTGTCTTCTTTCATGTGCTCATGTATAATCACATTATATGCATCACTTTTGTTAACGCAAATGCATAGTTCTTTCATTAATACATCTTGAGTTTCACCTAGCAGCGAAGCACCGTGGCTCAGTTTCTTCTACTCGTGAATTAAAACTGTCTGAGGCTATCtcagttttttaattttctccACCAAAACTCACTATCTGCTGTCATGTCCTCCCACCCCATGCA from Impatiens glandulifera chromosome 9, dImpGla2.1, whole genome shotgun sequence includes the following:
- the LOC124914419 gene encoding DEAD-box ATP-dependent RNA helicase 13, whose translation is MASQVSQKKPKKASRFRKESEEIKLIDSLKWNSSIDKDNEDNFHRFIGSDEFDGGFLSLEEIDESEYGLNIPIPKRENKKEKKDLALESKKRKRDEADTESDNEEKLEELAGDIKPKKKKKNKKGKDKKKKGPVENTEPEADNDDCKDNGEELINEWEYYAWNELRLHPLLMKSIYRLGFKEPTPIQKSCIPAAAHQGKDVIGAAETGSGKTLAFGLPILQRLLEEQEKADNFIDEKSEDAVKRIPSEGVLRALIITPTRELALQVTDHLKEVAKATNFRVVPIVGGMSTEKQERLLKSRPEVIVGTPGRLWELMSRGEIHLIELHSLSFFVLDEADRMIENGHFRELQSIIDMLPAIGVSDVKHSESGQDCKTVTSFQKKKRQTFVFSATIALSADFRKKLKHGSIASDKTKIDGINSIETLSGRAGMRPNAAIFDLTNEQIVANKLEESFIECKEEEKDAYLYYILRIHGQGRTIVFCTSIAAVRHVSNLLRILGVNILTLHAQMQQRARLKAMDRFRGNEHGILIATDVAARGLDIPGVRTVVHFQLPHSAEVYVHRSGRTARALADGCSIALISPKEASKFAALCKSFSKETFRRFPIEVSYMPEVNKRLSLARQVDKISRKESEEKAKKTWFEKNAESIELEIEDNESEDEKVRNHRKKKATSIHLKKLQEELNLLSSKPLQPKSFSSRYLAGSGVSPLLQNQFEELAKQNREDNNNGGIKNNKRKLLVMGQDCVEPLEALRNSGKEVMDLKEIAEKRRNVENLKRKRKEEKKRLNEQKRNKKKKLKEENEEEE